Proteins from a genomic interval of Plasmodium sp. gorilla clade G2 genome assembly, chromosome: 10:
- a CDS encoding 4-hydroxy-3-methylbut-2-en-1-yl diphosphate synthase: MSYIKRLILFMLLFYSHVKIKDLFIKPSNVNIFFAEAKKNGKKEFFLFLLNIKKNRQQKKNYLITKKNTINKSDFLYSFLNEEGNSSNKEYKNLKDEEKYNIIQNIKKYCECTKKYKRLPTREVAIGNVKIGGNNKIAIQTMASCDTRNVDECVYQIRKCKDLGADIVRLTVQGVQEAQASYHIKEKLLSENVNIPLVADIHFNPKIALMAADVFEKIRVNPGNYVDGRKKWIDKVYKTKEEFDEGKLFIKEKFVPLIEKCKRLNRAIRIGTNHGSLSSRVLSYYGDTPLGMVESAFEFSDLCIENNFHNLVFSMKASNAYVMIQSYRLLVSKQYERNMMFPIHLGVTEAGFGDNGRIKSYLGIGSLLYDGIGDTIRISLTEDPWEELTPCKKLIENLKKRIFYNENFKEDNELKNNEMDTKNILNFEENYRNFNNIKKRNVEKNNNVLHEECTIGNVVTIKELEDSLQIFKDLNLEIDSNGNLKKGAKTTDMVIINDFHNITNLGKKTVDKLLQVGINIVVQYEPHNMEFIEKMETNNENNNNNNNNNILYYVDIKNIMNSSEKNIKLSNSKGYGLILNGKEDIETIKKIKELNPRPLFILLKSDNIYEHVLITRRINELLQSLDINIPYIHYVDINSNNYDDILVNSTLYAGSCLMDLMGDGLIVNVTNDVLSNKKNIETKYDQKEQVEEGGGEKKDVHRLLSRVALNSFLTLNILQDTRIRLFKTDYIACPSCGRTLFNIQETTKKIMKLTGHLKGVKIAVMGCIVNGIGEMADAHFGYVGSAPKKIDLYYGKELVERNIPEEEACDKLIELIKKHNKWKDP; this comes from the coding sequence ATGAGCTATATAAAAAGACTGATTCTTTTTATGTTACTGTTTTATTCTCatgtaaaaattaaagatTTGTTTATTAAACCTTCTAAtgtaaacatattttttgcAGAAGCAaagaaaaatggaaaaaaggaattctttctttttttactaaatataaaaaaaaataggcaacagaaaaaaaattatcttattacaaaaaagaatacgataaataaaagtgattttttatattcttttctaAATGAAGAAGGGAATTCTTCAAAtaaggaatataaaaatttaaaagatgaagaaaaatataatatcatacaaaatataaaaaaatattgtgaATGtaccaaaaaatataaaagactTCCAACACGAGAAGTAGCTATTGGAAATGTTAAAATTGgaggaaataataaaatagctATTCAAACAATGGCTAGCTGTGATACAAGAAATGTAGATGAATGTGTATATCAAATTAGAAAATGTAAAGATTTGGGTGCTGACATTGTAAGGCTGACTGTTCAAGGAGTTCAAGAAGCACAAGCTAGTTAtcatattaaagaaaaattattatctgaaaatgtaaatatcCCATTAGTAGCAGATATTCATTTTAATCCTAAAATAGCTTTAATGGCAGCTGATGTGTTTGAAAAAATTCGAGTGAATCCAGGAAATTATGTTgatggaagaaaaaaatggataGATAAAGTGTATAAAACTAAAGAAGAATTTGATGAAgggaaattatttataaaagaaaaatttgtACCATTAATTGAAAAATGTAAAAGATTAAATAGAGCAATAAGAATTGGAACAAACCATGGATCTCTTTCATCTCGagtattatcatattatgGAGATACACCATTAGGTATGGTAGAATCGGCTTTTGAGTTTTCTGATTTATGTATTGAAAACAATTTTCACAATCTTGTTTTTTCTATGAAAGCTTCTAATGCTTATGTTATGATACAATCTTATAGATTATTAGTATCTAAACAATATGAAAGAAATATGATGTTCCCCATACATTTAGGAGTTACAGAAGCAGGATTTGGTGATAATGGAAGAATAAAATCTTATTTGGGTATAGGGTCCTTATTATATGATGGTATAGGAGATACTATTCGTATATCTTTAACAGAAGATCCTTGGGAAGAGTTAACACCttgtaaaaaattaattgaaaatttaaagaaaagaatattttataacgaaaattttaaagaagataatgaattaaaaaataatgaaatggatactaaaaacatattaaattttgaagaaaattatcgaaattttaataatataaaaaaaagaaatgtagaaaaaaataataatgtactACATGAAGAATGCACTATAGGTAATGTAGTAACCATAAAAGAGTTAGAAGATTCTCTTCAAATTTTTAAAGATTTAAATTTAGAAATCGATTCAAATGGAAATTTGAAAAAGGGAGCCAAAACAACTGATATGGTTATTATAAAtgattttcataatataacaaatttaGGAAAAAAAACTGTGGATAAATTATTGCAGGTGGGAATTAATATAGTGGTACAATATGAACCACATAATATGgaatttatagaaaaaatggaaacaaataatgaaaataacaacaataataataataataatatattatattatgtggATATAAAAAACATTATGAACAgttcagaaaaaaatattaaattaagtAATTCTAAAGGATATGGATTAATTTTAAACGGAAAAGAAGATATAGaaactataaaaaaaataaaagaattaaatcCTCGTCCTTTATTCATTCTTTTAAAATCAGATAACATATATGAACATGTATTAATAACCAGAAGAATCAATGAACTTTTACAATCattagatataaatatacctTATATACATTATGTTGATATTAATTCAAACaattatgatgatatattaGTTAATTCAACATTATATGCAGGAAGTTGTTTGATGGATTTAATGGGAGATGGTCTTATTGTTAACGTAACTAATGATGTcctttcaaataaaaaaaatatagaaacaaAATATGATCAAAAAGAACAAGTAGAGGAAGGTGGgggagaaaaaaaagatgttCATAGACTTTTGAGTAGGGTTGCattaaattcatttttaacATTAAACATTTTACAAGATACAAGAATACGTTTATTCAAAACAGATTATATAGCTTGCCCATCTTGTGGAAGaactttatttaatatacaaGAGACTACTAAAAAAATCATGAAATTAACAGGACACTTAAAAGGTGTTAAAATTGCAGTTATGGGATGTATTGTTAATGGTATAGGAGAAATGGCAGATGCACATTTTGGTTATGTTGGTAGTGCACCTAAAAAAattgatttatattatggTAAAGAATTAGTAGAAAGAAATATACCTGAGGAAGAAGCATGTGATAAATTGAtagaattaattaaaaaacatAACAAATGGAAAGATccataa
- a CDS encoding CDGSH iron-sulfur domain-containing protein, putative: MSWQQWWPHDPVVKTDVVDPYLVKVEKKKVYWYCSCGVSKTQPWCDGSHKGTGFKPLMYIPQTSGYRLLCGCKQSMHLPHYDFADLWVRANRNVPKAAAFTYVALFSFGIMTSWLFHP, translated from the exons ATGAGTTGGCAACAATGGTGGCCTCATGACCCAGTAGTAAAAACAGATGTAGTTGATCCATATCTTGTGAaagtagaaaaaaaaaag GTTTATTGGTATTGTTCTTGCGGAGTAAGTAAAACACAACCATGGTGTGATGGATCACATAAAGGAACAG gatTTAAACCATTGATGTATATTCCTCAAACAAGTGGATATAGACTTTTATGTGGATGTAAACAAAGTATGCATTTACCACATTACGATTTTGCGGATTTATgg gTTCGAGCAAATAGGAATGTTCCTAAAGCAGCTGCATTTACATATGTTGCACTTTTTTCGTTTGGTATCATGACATCATGGTTATTTCACccttaa